The nucleotide window CAGCGGTTCCGCCGTATCTACGACGGCCTGGCCCGGCGCCACCAGGATGACGATCTCACCCCGCGTCCTGCCGGGGGGCAGGGCTGCCAGCACTTCGGACAGCGTGCCCCGGGCATACTCCTCGTAAATCTTGGTCAGCTCGCGTGCCACCACGACCTGCCGGTCTCCCATCACCTCCAGCAGGTCGGCCAGCGTGTCCTCCAGGCGGTGGGGAGCCTCGTACAGCACCAGTGTCCCCGGCACGCCGGACAGACCGGAAAGGAAGCTGCGCCGTTTGCCCTGTCGAGAGGGGGGGAATCCGGCAAAGGTGAAGGTGTCGCTGGGGAGGCCGGAGCCCGAAAGGGCTGTTATGGCTGCACAGGCACCGGGTACCGGTACCACGCGGATGCCCTCGGCTGCGGCATCCCGCACCAGCTGATAGCCC belongs to Geobacter sp. SVR and includes:
- the rsmI gene encoding 16S rRNA (cytidine(1402)-2'-O)-methyltransferase; this encodes MTSGTLYIIATPIGNLEDITYRAVRILGEVDLVAAEDTRHSLKLLNHLTISKPLTSYFDHNQQFKGERILNALRQGKSVALISDAGTPCISDPGYQLVRDAAAEGIRVVPVPGACAAITALSGSGLPSDTFTFAGFPPSRQGKRRSFLSGLSGVPGTLVLYEAPHRLEDTLADLLEVMGDRQVVVARELTKIYEEYARGTLSEVLAALPPGRTRGEIVILVAPGQAVVDTAEPLDRVLWRLLKEEGLSVKDASRKAAELTGTARNEAYSLALQLKDSDSPP